Below is a window of Camelus bactrianus isolate YW-2024 breed Bactrian camel chromosome 7, ASM4877302v1, whole genome shotgun sequence DNA.
GCGCCTGCCCGGACTGCGGCCGTAGCTTCACGCAGCGCGCGCACATGCTGCTGCACCAGCGCAGCCACCGCGGCGAGCGGCCTTTCCCGTGCTCCGAGTGCGACAAGCGCTTCAGCAAGAAGGCCCACCTGACCCGCCACCTGCGCACGCACACGGGCGAGCGGCCCTACCCGTGCGCAGAGTGCGGCAAGCGCTTCAGCCAGAAGATCCACCTGGGCTCGCACCAGAAGACACACACCGGCGAGCGGCCCTTCCCCTGCCCCGAGTGCGAGAAGCGCTTTCGTAAAAAGACGCACTTGATTCGCCACCAGCGCATCCACACGGGCGAGAGGCCCTACCAGTGCGCGCAGTGCGCACGCAGCTTCACGCACAAGCAGCACTTGGTGCGGCACCAGAGGGTGCACGAGGCGGCTGGACGCGCCCCGGCCTCTCCCGACCCGCCCGCCTCTCCCGCTTCCCCTGCCCCGTCCCCTACCCCGTCCCCTCCCGGGCCCAAGCCTTTCGCCTGCTCTGACTGCGGCCAGAGCTTCGGCTGGAAGAAGAACCTCGCCACGCACCAGCGTCTGCACCGCAGCGAGGGGAGCCCTTTCGGGTACGATGAGTGCAGGCTGGGCGCCACCGTGGACCCCGCCGCCGCCGAGCCCTTGGCATGCGCGGCCCGAAGCACAGCGGCGCCCCAGGGCGCTCCCGCAGGCGAGCGGTCCTTCTTCTGCCCGGACTGCGGGCGCGGCTTCGCCCACGGGCAGCACCTGGCGCGGCACCGGCAGGTGCACACAGGTGATCGGCCCTTCGCCTGCGCGCAGTGTGGCCGCCGCTTCGGCTCGCGGCCCAACTTGGTGGCCCACTCCCGGGCCCACAGTGGCGCCAGGCCTTTCGCCTGTGCGCAGTGCGGCCGCCGCTTCAGCCGCAAGTCGCACCTGGGCCGCCACCAGGCGGTGCACACCGGCAGTCGCCCCCACGCCTGCGCCGTGTGCGCCCGCAGCTTCAGCTCCAAAACCAACCTGGTCCGCCACCAGGCCATCCACACGGGCTCCCGCCCCTTCTCCTGCCCGCATTGCGGCAAGAGCTTCAGCCGCAAGACCCACCTGGTGCGACACCAGCGCATCCACGACGTAGCCGCCCTTCCGGCCTCTCATGCTGACCTCTCGGCCCCAGCCTGGCCCACTCCCACCGAGGTGGCAGCACCCGCGCTCTTCTTCTGAGCCTCGTTCTCCGCCGGACCCTGCCTTTGCTTTCTTTAGCTCACTGGTTCCCCAATCCCATAGGCGACATCTCCTGGGCGGGGGAGCAGATGGTCTGGACTCCTGCTGGCCATTATCTTTCCCTCTCCATCTTACTGCGGAGAATTCTGGAAAGGATAACCAGCTTGGACATTCTGTGACAAAAATGCTAAGTGAACCCTTGGTGGGAACAGTTCAAGCCTGAGTCCTTGGAAAACTACCACCAAGAGACCCCATCAGAAGACAGACATTTCCTGGACCACCCCGGCCAAGGACTGACTAAGTCAGGAACCTCTACAGGGGGAGGGAAAGTCTGTGTACTTaagtttcattaaaattaaaaactgaaggcCTTGGGGCTATTAAAGGAGTTGAGGGATGGAACCCCCTGACTTTTCTCATCCATTTCCCCACCTTAACCCACACACAGATACCCCCCTTCCCTTCTATCCTGGATGAGTTTAATTTAGCTGGTAATGGGCTCTACCAAACCAAAATATAATACAGCGAATTGCTAACTCACTACCCTGCTCCCTGCTTCTAGCTCAGCCTTGATGAGGAGGAAACATTAGTATACATTTCTCATGCCGGGTGTGGAAGGCTAGAACTATAGGAGATGCAGAGAGGGGAGAGCGTGCCCCTGGCCATTTCCATGGAGACATCATGCCACCCTGGGCTCTGGAGCTCTCATGCTCTGTCTCTGTTTGTACTCTCCCCAGGGGATCTCAGAACAGCAGCCCCATCTACCACTCTGCCTGGCAGCCTGAGGAAGGACGTTAGTGGCAGATGAAGGTTGTTCTCCCATCACACTTTCTGATAAGTTCTCTCTGCATGATGGATGCTTGATCCAAACATGTCTGCAGCTGTACTTCCCCAGcctaggcaggcaggcaggctggcagGGACAGGGAGGGATAAGATTATGGGGAACATGTTGGACTTGAAGTAAGAAGTCTGACATTTGACCCTTCCTTGGCCTCTTGGAGGACTTGGCGCAGAGCACTCATGTTCCTGggcctctgctttctcattaCAATATGATTGTTGATGTTGATGATGGCTGAGGGCCTTTCCAATTCTAATGTCACTATCACCAAAAATAACCCTAGCAAATACTTATTTGGGTGCCTACTATTGCCAAGCACTGCAGTGGGCACTGGGCAACAATTGTAAGCAAGACAGACAGGACTGTCACAGAGCTTGAAGGAAACGTGAGGAGTGCAGGGTACGGTGAGCACAGGGGGCTCTTGGAGTGGCATCCAAAATCCAGGGAAAGTCAAAGGAGGTTCGTGGGATGAGGACACCTCCAAAGTGAGCCCTGAAGGATGGGGGAAAATACCAAGTGAGTAGTCCCTCCTCCTGGTCCTTTTCCTGGGCTCCCATCTCCCTTCTATCCCAGTCTTCTAATTGCAACTGGTCTAAATGTGCAAGACCTGGGAAATCTTAGATGGAACCCAGTCCCACAGCCATTCTGGTGATGACCATTGTGTTGGGGGAGGTGGAGAAAGATGAAGAACCAGGCTGCCCTCCTGAGTCAGAGCACAGCAGTGAACAGAGGACAGCACCTCTTGCCTGCTTGGGGCTTCAAGACCATCCCCGCAACTCACCTGGCTCCTTCGAGCACCAACACCAATAAACTGGCACCCAGAGCTCACACACGCTCCATTCCTAAGTTGTTGTTGTCTTTCTACTTtgaggaggaagggaaatggTCAGTGAAGGAACCAGCATGGTGTACTTTAAATACAGGTTCTCCCCACTATCTGAAAGTAGAGCATTCCTAGGAAACCTTTCATGAGCCAAAGTGACGGGAAATGAAGATGCAATCACCTCAGGACCCAGCTTGCTCATGGATGCACAGAATAAATGGAGATGAAGGACAGACGCTCACAGAGTACAAAGCTGTGGTGGTTGggtgctgagatgctgagtgtggtTCCCAGGAAGGAGCTTTGCAGTGTCACTCTCACTGCTTGGGGGTGCACTGCCACTATAAGGGCAAAACAAATGCTGGGTGCTAGAGCAAAAAGTCTCCTTCAGATT
It encodes the following:
- the ZNF467 gene encoding zinc finger protein 467 isoform X3; the protein is MRETFEALSSLGHEVPSPEEGVPTEQAEAPCRGRVCTPWKPEPVGSCPGDEWMIRKVKVEEEEQEAGEEVEWPKHLSLLPSPFPSPELGPLAAAYKLEPGAPGALGGLALTGWIPASEKPYGCGECERRFRDQLTLRLHQRLHRGEGPCACPDCGRSFTQRAHMLLHQRSHRGERPFPCSECDKRFSKKAHLTRHLRTHTGERPYPCAECGKRFSQKIHLGSHQKTHTGERPFPCPECEKRFRKKTHLIRHQRIHTGERPYQCAQCARSFTHKQHLVRHQRVHEAAGRAPASPDPPASPASPAPSPTPSPPGPKPFACSDCGQSFGWKKNLATHQRLHRSEGSPFGYDECRLGATVDPAAAEPLACAARSTAAPQGAPAGERSFFCPDCGRGFAHGQHLARHRQVHTGDRPFACAQCGRRFGSRPNLVAHSRAHSGARPFACAQCGRRFSRKSHLGRHQAVHTGSRPHACAVCARSFSSKTNLVRHQAIHTGSRPFSCPHCGKSFSRKTHLVRHQRIHDVAALPASHADLSAPAWPTPTEVAAPALFF
- the ZNF467 gene encoding zinc finger protein 467 isoform X4, which codes for MPRSRCRLPRKRECWAHAQHQCGPLSVSDVCGILEVAYSLPGHEVPSPEEGVPTEQAEAPCRGRVCTPWKPEPVGSCPGDEWMIRKVKVEEEEQEAGEEVEWPKHLSLLPSPFPSPELGPLAAAYKLEPGAPGALGGLALTGWIPASEKPYGCGECERRFRDQLTLRLHQRLHRGEGPCACPDCGRSFTQRAHMLLHQRSHRGERPFPCSECDKRFSKKAHLTRHLRTHTGERPYPCAECGKRFSQKIHLGSHQKTHTGERPFPCPECEKRFRKKTHLIRHQRIHTGERPYQCAQCARSFTHKQHLVRHQRVHEAAGRAPASPDPPASPASPAPSPTPSPPGPKPFACSDCGQSFGWKKNLATHQRLHRSEGSPFGYDECRLGATVDPAAAEPLACAARSTAAPQGAPAGERSFFCPDCGRGFAHGQHLARHRQVHTGDRPFACAQCGRRFGSRPNLVAHSRAHSGARPFACAQCGRRFSRKSHLGRHQAVHTGSRPHACAVCARSFSSKTNLVRHQAIHTGSRPFSCPHCGKSFSRKTHLVRHQRIHDVAALPASHADLSAPAWPTPTEVAAPALFF
- the ZNF467 gene encoding zinc finger protein 467 isoform X2, with translation MYFLLRVCGPIPGGAWVAMRETFEALSSLGLSVGQPEMAPQSEPGEGSHNAQEQMSAPQEERVLGTCSGHEVPSPEEGVPTEQAEAPCRGRVCTPWKPEPVGSCPGDEWMIRKVKVEEEEQEAGEEVEWPKHLSLLPSPFPSPELGPLAAAYKLEPGAPGALGGLALTGWIPASEKPYGCGECERRFRDQLTLRLHQRLHRGEGPCACPDCGRSFTQRAHMLLHQRSHRGERPFPCSECDKRFSKKAHLTRHLRTHTGERPYPCAECGKRFSQKIHLGSHQKTHTGERPFPCPECEKRFRKKTHLIRHQRIHTGERPYQCAQCARSFTHKQHLVRHQRVHEAAGRAPASPDPPASPASPAPSPTPSPPGPKPFACSDCGQSFGWKKNLATHQRLHRSEGSPFGYDECRLGATVDPAAAEPLACAARSTAAPQGAPAGERSFFCPDCGRGFAHGQHLARHRQVHTGDRPFACAQCGRRFGSRPNLVAHSRAHSGARPFACAQCGRRFSRKSHLGRHQAVHTGSRPHACAVCARSFSSKTNLVRHQAIHTGSRPFSCPHCGKSFSRKTHLVRHQRIHDVAALPASHADLSAPAWPTPTEVAAPALFF
- the ZNF467 gene encoding zinc finger protein 467 isoform X5; the encoded protein is MYFLLRVCGPIPGGAWVAMRETFEALSSLGHEVPSPEEGVPTEQAEAPCRGRVCTPWKPEPVGSCPGDEWMIRKVKVEEEEQEAGEEVEWPKHLSLLPSPFPSPELGPLAAAYKLEPGAPGALGGLALTGWIPASEKPYGCGECERRFRDQLTLRLHQRLHRGEGPCACPDCGRSFTQRAHMLLHQRSHRGERPFPCSECDKRFSKKAHLTRHLRTHTGERPYPCAECGKRFSQKIHLGSHQKTHTGERPFPCPECEKRFRKKTHLIRHQRIHTGERPYQCAQCARSFTHKQHLVRHQRVHEAAGRAPASPDPPASPASPAPSPTPSPPGPKPFACSDCGQSFGWKKNLATHQRLHRSEGSPFGYDECRLGATVDPAAAEPLACAARSTAAPQGAPAGERSFFCPDCGRGFAHGQHLARHRQVHTGDRPFACAQCGRRFGSRPNLVAHSRAHSGARPFACAQCGRRFSRKSHLGRHQAVHTGSRPHACAVCARSFSSKTNLVRHQAIHTGSRPFSCPHCGKSFSRKTHLVRHQRIHDVAALPASHADLSAPAWPTPTEVAAPALFF
- the ZNF467 gene encoding zinc finger protein 467 isoform X1, translated to MRETFEALSSLGLSVGQPEMAPQSEPGEGSHNAQEQMSAPQEERVLGTCSGHEVPSPEEGVPTEQAEAPCRGRVCTPWKPEPVGSCPGDEWMIRKVKVEEEEQEAGEEVEWPKHLSLLPSPFPSPELGPLAAAYKLEPGAPGALGGLALTGWIPASEKPYGCGECERRFRDQLTLRLHQRLHRGEGPCACPDCGRSFTQRAHMLLHQRSHRGERPFPCSECDKRFSKKAHLTRHLRTHTGERPYPCAECGKRFSQKIHLGSHQKTHTGERPFPCPECEKRFRKKTHLIRHQRIHTGERPYQCAQCARSFTHKQHLVRHQRVHEAAGRAPASPDPPASPASPAPSPTPSPPGPKPFACSDCGQSFGWKKNLATHQRLHRSEGSPFGYDECRLGATVDPAAAEPLACAARSTAAPQGAPAGERSFFCPDCGRGFAHGQHLARHRQVHTGDRPFACAQCGRRFGSRPNLVAHSRAHSGARPFACAQCGRRFSRKSHLGRHQAVHTGSRPHACAVCARSFSSKTNLVRHQAIHTGSRPFSCPHCGKSFSRKTHLVRHQRIHDVAALPASHADLSAPAWPTPTEVAAPALFF